One Granulicella sp. 5B5 DNA window includes the following coding sequences:
- a CDS encoding DUF3368 domain-containing protein → MIFVADTGPLNYLILIGHIDILRPLYGEVVIPPAVQQEMLASLAPPLVRSWMSDPPPWLEVRTPGRLDIALNPMLDEGEWEAIALAYMAGQGSVVLIDDRVGRLEASRLGFRVTGTLGILEQAHKRGLLNIRDAIQLLRTTNFKASEALLQSFSDLK, encoded by the coding sequence ATGATCTTCGTTGCAGATACCGGCCCGCTCAACTATCTCATTTTGATCGGTCACATCGATATCCTGCGGCCCCTCTATGGCGAAGTCGTTATCCCTCCCGCTGTGCAGCAGGAGATGCTGGCCTCACTAGCTCCGCCCCTCGTCAGGTCATGGATGAGTGACCCGCCTCCTTGGCTCGAGGTCCGCACTCCTGGCCGTCTGGATATCGCACTCAATCCGATGCTCGATGAGGGAGAGTGGGAGGCTATCGCTCTGGCTTACATGGCCGGGCAGGGCAGCGTCGTCCTCATCGACGATCGTGTCGGCCGTCTCGAAGCATCTCGCTTGGGTTTTCGAGTGACAGGCACTCTCGGTATTTTGGAACAGGCGCACAAGCGTGGACTGCTCAATATCCGCGATGCCATCCAGCTTCTCCGCACGACAAACTTCAAAGCATCGGAAGCCCTGCTACAGAGTTTCTCCGATCTGAAATAG
- a CDS encoding UPF0175 family protein: MEVTLTIPEALAEQLTTAGKDPARAALEALLVEGYRTHMLSEGEIKRILGYGTRMQVHALLKEHDVPLNYTLEDLEQDRETHRYLDKVRSKSAA, encoded by the coding sequence ATGGAAGTGACGCTGACCATCCCGGAAGCCCTCGCCGAGCAACTCACCACTGCCGGCAAGGACCCTGCCCGCGCTGCCTTGGAAGCGCTTCTTGTTGAGGGGTACAGGACCCATATGCTTTCCGAAGGCGAGATCAAGCGCATCCTCGGTTACGGCACACGGATGCAGGTACACGCACTGCTCAAGGAGCATGACGTGCCTCTTAACTACACCCTGGAAGACCTCGAGCAGGATCGTGAAACCCATCGATATCTTGACAAAGTCCGAAGCAAATCTGCGGCATGA
- the aroE gene encoding shikimate dehydrogenase yields MTTTTQIASHLLRSRIGKICVAITGSTPEEFLEKATEVLKETTFLEFRLDYLPKPLAALPKFKAYLAENTAATVVATCRCKDNGGRFEGSAAAALEVLIKAAEAGFQLVDIELEAIEKLPKTTVDKLREAGAAVIISHHDFQATKDLDAIYKRTEPFAPDFVKVCPTARSLSDNLTLMRFLEKMEDHPGSSVVGICMGDAGIISRVLGLRAGSAFTFAAASQGEETAPGQIAARTLIETYRIDQVDAATKVYGVAGNPIRNSLSPLMMNTAFRRETVNAVYLALQTSKADDLFKLMREIPIQGLSVTMPLKIDVIPFLERTDPLSQKIGAVNTILRAQDGKFYGFNTDVAGILNPLERRISLKNAKVLVLGAGGAARAAVFGCRDKGAEVSILNRTPETAQKLAKQAGAKVIKREAVAKAGFDVIINATPIGMAGNKTPLPLGPEDLVARYVFDLVYNPIETPLLRMAKQKGIHVISGVEMFVQQGARQFEIWTGKPAPEEEMLRVVVHALRQSTENVEGSIAPTLKTTVVHAAEPAEPPAAKEPEAAPVEVAKKAAPVKAPAKVEAAKSAAKPVSPKPVAARVPVTTAKPAVKAPAKTSAKPAPKPAAKKQASKPAAKPVLAKKVSKPVAKPVAKKAAKKTAAKPAPKKAAKTVAKSVAKKVAKPVAKRPAAKSKPAAKKAKSR; encoded by the coding sequence ATGACGACAACGACCCAAATCGCCTCTCATCTTCTTCGTTCGCGGATCGGCAAAATCTGCGTTGCGATCACCGGTAGTACTCCCGAGGAGTTCCTCGAAAAAGCGACCGAGGTGCTTAAAGAGACCACGTTCCTGGAGTTCCGGCTGGATTATCTGCCCAAACCGCTCGCGGCGCTGCCCAAGTTCAAGGCTTATCTTGCTGAAAACACGGCTGCGACTGTGGTCGCCACCTGCCGCTGCAAGGACAACGGTGGCCGCTTCGAAGGCTCTGCCGCTGCCGCGCTCGAGGTGCTGATCAAGGCCGCCGAGGCCGGGTTCCAGCTGGTGGACATCGAGCTCGAAGCCATCGAGAAACTGCCGAAGACCACGGTAGACAAGCTGCGCGAGGCTGGCGCGGCCGTGATCATTTCGCACCACGACTTTCAGGCGACCAAAGACCTAGACGCGATCTATAAGCGCACCGAGCCGTTTGCGCCGGATTTTGTGAAGGTGTGCCCGACGGCGCGCTCGCTCTCGGACAACCTGACGCTGATGCGCTTCCTAGAGAAGATGGAAGACCATCCGGGCTCGTCCGTGGTGGGTATCTGCATGGGCGATGCGGGGATCATCTCGCGCGTGCTGGGTCTGCGGGCAGGGTCGGCGTTTACGTTTGCCGCCGCCAGCCAGGGCGAGGAGACTGCGCCGGGACAGATTGCCGCGCGCACGCTCATCGAGACCTACCGCATTGACCAGGTGGATGCCGCGACGAAGGTGTACGGCGTCGCTGGCAATCCGATCCGTAACTCGCTCTCGCCGCTGATGATGAACACGGCCTTCCGCCGCGAGACGGTCAACGCCGTCTACCTGGCGCTGCAGACGAGCAAGGCGGACGACCTGTTCAAGCTGATGCGCGAGATCCCGATCCAGGGGTTGAGCGTGACGATGCCGCTGAAGATCGACGTGATTCCCTTCCTGGAGCGCACGGACCCGCTGTCGCAGAAAATCGGTGCAGTAAACACGATCCTGCGTGCGCAGGACGGCAAGTTTTACGGCTTCAACACGGACGTGGCCGGCATCCTGAATCCGCTGGAGAGGCGCATCAGCCTGAAGAACGCGAAAGTGCTGGTGCTGGGCGCAGGCGGCGCGGCGCGGGCGGCGGTGTTTGGCTGTCGCGACAAGGGCGCGGAGGTTTCGATCCTGAACCGCACGCCGGAGACGGCGCAGAAGCTGGCGAAGCAGGCTGGCGCGAAGGTGATCAAGCGCGAGGCCGTGGCGAAGGCCGGGTTCGACGTGATCATCAACGCGACACCGATCGGCATGGCGGGCAACAAGACCCCGCTACCGCTGGGGCCTGAAGACCTGGTGGCGCGGTATGTGTTCGACCTGGTGTACAACCCGATTGAGACGCCGCTGCTGCGGATGGCGAAGCAGAAGGGCATCCATGTGATCTCCGGTGTGGAGATGTTTGTGCAGCAGGGTGCACGGCAGTTCGAGATCTGGACGGGCAAGCCCGCTCCGGAAGAAGAGATGCTGCGCGTGGTGGTCCATGCTCTGCGCCAGAGCACCGAAAACGTCGAGGGCAGCATTGCTCCGACGCTGAAGACGACGGTGGTCCACGCGGCGGAACCTGCGGAGCCGCCTGCGGCAAAGGAGCCTGAGGCTGCGCCTGTTGAGGTGGCGAAGAAAGCTGCCCCGGTAAAGGCCCCGGCAAAGGTAGAAGCTGCCAAATCCGCGGCCAAGCCAGTGTCACCGAAGCCAGTCGCGGCGAGGGTGCCTGTGACGACTGCTAAACCTGCGGTGAAGGCACCTGCCAAGACCAGTGCAAAGCCTGCTCCTAAGCCGGCGGCGAAGAAGCAGGCGAGCAAGCCCGCGGCAAAACCGGTGCTGGCAAAGAAGGTTTCAAAACC
- the pgeF gene encoding peptidoglycan editing factor PgeF, producing MAADVLSIKAWDQYPWLQAGFSTRQGGATSVYGAPGEMNLGWTKEDDPGIVAANRERMVSLVAQTPASDWQLVTMRQVHGGTVTRIERDGSPLATPEGKAIVEADGLATNEPGLMLGVQTADCVPVLLADTRLHTVAAIHAGWRGTLARIAEHGVAAMERDFGSHPQDIVAAIGPAIRRCCFAVGNEVRDKFTAEFLYAPDLFVEDLIDGKPQLFMDLHTANQRQLIGAGLPPESITTLAECSACTRTAAGHRRYFSHRAEHGITGRMMSVIGIAESE from the coding sequence ATGGCTGCAGACGTTCTCTCCATCAAAGCGTGGGACCAGTATCCGTGGCTGCAGGCCGGATTCAGCACACGGCAGGGTGGTGCTACTTCTGTCTACGGAGCGCCCGGCGAGATGAACCTCGGCTGGACGAAGGAAGACGACCCCGGGATCGTCGCAGCCAACCGCGAGCGCATGGTCAGCCTCGTTGCACAAACGCCCGCGTCCGATTGGCAACTCGTCACCATGCGCCAGGTCCACGGCGGCACGGTCACTCGCATCGAGCGCGACGGCTCCCCACTCGCGACCCCCGAAGGCAAAGCCATCGTTGAAGCCGATGGCCTCGCCACCAACGAGCCCGGCCTGATGCTCGGCGTGCAGACCGCCGACTGCGTCCCTGTGTTGCTCGCCGACACGCGCCTGCACACCGTCGCAGCCATCCACGCTGGCTGGCGCGGCACACTCGCCCGTATCGCAGAGCACGGCGTCGCCGCCATGGAGCGCGACTTCGGCTCACACCCGCAGGACATCGTCGCCGCCATCGGCCCGGCCATCCGCCGCTGCTGCTTCGCCGTCGGCAACGAGGTGCGCGACAAGTTCACCGCGGAGTTCCTCTACGCCCCCGATCTCTTCGTCGAAGACCTCATCGACGGCAAGCCCCAGCTCTTCATGGACCTCCACACCGCCAACCAGCGCCAGCTCATCGGCGCAGGCCTGCCGCCGGAGTCCATCACCACCCTCGCCGAGTGCTCCGCCTGCACTCGCACCGCCGCCGGCCATCGCCGCTACTTCAGCCACCGCGCCGAACACGGCATCACCGGCCGCATGATGAGCGTGATCGGCATCGCAGAAAGCGAATAG